In Aristaeella hokkaidonensis, the following are encoded in one genomic region:
- a CDS encoding DUF554 domain-containing protein, with the protein MTGAIINTAAIIVGGICGHLFGKLLKDRHQETLTMACGIGTLFMGIAGAMNYMLHHNLLPSGGSMLVVGCLALGGLIGEIINIESLFERFGEWLKKKTGNARDNQFVNGFVTASLTVCIGAMAIMGSIQDGISGDWSTLGTKSILDLIIVMVMTCSLGKGCAFSAIPVLIWEGCLTLLASAIKPIMTEAALGYLSLVGSVLIFCVGLNLVWGKKIRVANLLPAVILAVAASFLPIQF; encoded by the coding sequence ATGACCGGGGCAATCATTAACACTGCTGCCATCATTGTTGGCGGAATCTGCGGACATCTGTTCGGAAAGCTGCTGAAAGACCGCCATCAGGAGACACTGACGATGGCCTGCGGCATTGGAACGCTTTTTATGGGCATTGCAGGCGCAATGAACTATATGCTGCATCACAACCTGCTGCCCAGCGGCGGATCCATGCTGGTGGTGGGATGCCTTGCACTTGGCGGCCTGATCGGTGAGATCATCAATATCGAAAGCCTGTTCGAACGCTTTGGCGAGTGGCTGAAGAAAAAGACGGGCAATGCCAGGGACAATCAGTTTGTGAACGGGTTTGTGACGGCATCGCTGACGGTATGCATCGGCGCAATGGCGATTATGGGATCTATCCAGGATGGGATATCCGGAGACTGGTCCACACTGGGCACTAAGTCTATTCTGGACCTGATTATCGTGATGGTAATGACCTGCTCCCTTGGGAAAGGTTGTGCTTTCTCCGCTATTCCGGTATTGATCTGGGAAGGCTGCCTGACGCTGCTGGCTTCAGCCATTAAGCCAATTATGACAGAAGCCGCCCTGGGCTACCTGTCCCTGGTGGGTTCTGTGCTGATTTTCTGCGTCGGACTTAACCTGGTATGGGGAAAGAAGATCCGGGTGGCCAATCTGCTGCCGGCGGTGATCCTGGCGGTTGCAGCGTCCTTTTTGCCGATTCAGTTCTGA
- a CDS encoding Na/Pi cotransporter family protein: protein MNFFDILSLLGGLAMFLYGMRLMGDSLKENSSGTLKNVMEKVTDNPLTAFVLGIAVTALIQSSTATIVITSGLVGAGILTLHQSLGIIIGANVGTTVTGQIIRLLDLNTSGDTSFLRFFQPSTLAPIALIIGILLIMTGFFRNSRSIGNIAIGFGILFSGLLNMTSAVNALQQSGMVEEIFSGLGDNPFLGYLAGAGVAFVLQSSSATIGILQAFSAGGLLTFKAIYPIIVGVYLGDCVTTAIVCYIGANRESRRVGIVNILYNLSKSAMVLIAVAIIHQTGLLDNLWDARVNSGIIANTNTIFNLVCAVCLLPTIGLYERLSDRIVPKKKTEKSKYSEIFEGLRPVFFNTPALALNSCYEALQTMFTIARDNLNRAQQQIESYSKERYDTINAEEWELDKLTDHLSRYLVELLPHLQNEQNSAMLNQYYKESTEFERLGDQAVKIADIAAKLSENNTTFSKKCVGELKILQELIQDILKDSEEAFSGRDEEAASQIEPKVHVVNDLINEMTQNHLNRMSAGECSLLADAYFSNLMAEYKRIAGICSNTGMATLVRIHPELASREHRFLETLDENGDATYRTVLKETRKLVFDKLKEQEEGDGQQITLDDVLPEEQKA from the coding sequence ATGAACTTTTTTGATATCCTGTCCCTCCTTGGCGGTCTGGCGATGTTCCTTTACGGAATGCGCCTGATGGGTGATTCCCTGAAGGAGAATTCTTCCGGAACACTGAAAAACGTCATGGAAAAGGTGACGGACAATCCTCTTACGGCCTTTGTGCTGGGCATCGCGGTAACAGCACTGATCCAGTCTTCCACAGCAACCATCGTGATTACATCCGGTCTGGTCGGCGCGGGAATCCTGACGCTGCACCAGTCCCTGGGTATTATTATCGGCGCAAACGTCGGTACCACAGTTACCGGCCAGATTATCCGCCTGCTGGACCTGAACACCTCCGGAGACACTTCGTTCCTGCGGTTCTTCCAGCCGTCCACGCTGGCACCCATTGCCCTGATTATCGGCATCCTGCTGATTATGACCGGCTTCTTCCGGAATTCCCGATCCATCGGCAATATCGCCATCGGCTTTGGTATCCTGTTTTCCGGCCTGCTGAACATGACCAGTGCGGTAAACGCACTGCAGCAGTCAGGCATGGTGGAAGAGATATTTTCAGGTCTGGGCGATAATCCATTCCTGGGTTACCTGGCCGGCGCGGGCGTAGCCTTTGTGCTGCAGAGCTCCTCGGCAACCATCGGTATCCTGCAGGCGTTTTCCGCAGGCGGACTGCTGACCTTCAAGGCGATCTATCCGATTATCGTCGGCGTCTACCTGGGAGACTGCGTGACCACGGCCATTGTCTGCTACATCGGCGCGAACCGGGAATCAAGGCGGGTCGGTATTGTCAACATCCTGTACAACCTGAGCAAGTCGGCCATGGTGCTCATTGCGGTGGCAATCATCCATCAGACTGGCCTGCTGGACAACCTGTGGGATGCCAGGGTGAACTCCGGTATCATCGCCAACACCAATACGATCTTCAACCTGGTCTGCGCGGTTTGCCTGCTCCCGACTATCGGACTGTATGAGCGGCTGAGCGACAGGATTGTGCCAAAGAAAAAGACGGAAAAGAGCAAATACAGCGAGATATTCGAAGGCTTGCGGCCGGTGTTCTTCAATACGCCGGCGCTGGCCCTGAACAGCTGCTATGAAGCGCTGCAGACTATGTTTACCATTGCCCGGGACAACCTGAACAGGGCACAGCAGCAGATTGAGAGTTATTCCAAGGAACGGTATGACACCATCAATGCGGAAGAATGGGAACTGGACAAACTGACAGACCATCTGAGCCGCTACCTGGTGGAACTGCTTCCGCACCTGCAGAATGAACAGAACTCCGCGATGCTGAACCAGTATTACAAGGAGTCGACGGAGTTTGAGCGGCTGGGAGACCAGGCAGTCAAGATTGCCGATATCGCAGCAAAGCTGTCAGAGAATAATACGACCTTTTCCAAAAAGTGCGTCGGGGAACTCAAGATCTTGCAGGAGCTGATTCAGGATATCCTGAAGGATTCAGAGGAAGCCTTCTCCGGGAGGGACGAAGAGGCCGCTTCCCAGATTGAGCCAAAGGTGCATGTGGTGAATGACCTGATCAACGAAATGACACAGAATCACCTCAACCGGATGAGCGCCGGAGAATGCTCACTGCTGGCAGATGCATATTTCTCCAATCTGATGGCGGAATACAAACGTATTGCCGGTATCTGCTCCAACACCGGTATGGCCACGCTGGTCCGGATCCATCCGGAACTGGCCTCCCGTGAACACAGGTTCCTGGAAACGCTGGATGAGAACGGTGACGCGACATACAGAACCGTGCTGAAGGAGACTCGCAAGCTGGTGTTTGACAAGCTGAAGGAACAGGAGGAAGGAGACGGACAGCAGATAACGCTGGACGACGTCCTGCCGGAAGAACAGAAAGCGTAA
- a CDS encoding histidine phosphatase family protein, whose product MFYFVRHGETVWNVENKICGATDSPLTEKGHQQAIETGKKILAEGIHADLILYSPLSRAKDTARHISEVTGIPMQEEPRLFEQAYGKYESTPRNGEEFFEAKKQFLNRYEGGESMLHVAQRIYNLIDDLKKDDRDFILVAHNGIARVVESYFREMTNDEYSGFGIKNGEIRRYDF is encoded by the coding sequence ATGTTTTATTTTGTCAGGCACGGGGAGACCGTGTGGAATGTGGAAAATAAGATCTGCGGGGCGACGGACAGCCCGCTGACGGAAAAGGGTCACCAGCAGGCGATTGAAACGGGAAAGAAGATCCTGGCGGAAGGCATTCACGCGGATCTGATTCTGTATTCTCCGCTTTCCAGGGCTAAGGATACAGCGCGACACATCTCCGAGGTCACCGGCATACCGATGCAGGAAGAACCGAGACTGTTTGAACAGGCATACGGAAAGTATGAGTCTACGCCGCGAAACGGAGAAGAATTCTTCGAGGCAAAGAAACAGTTCCTGAACCGATATGAGGGCGGGGAGTCCATGCTCCATGTGGCACAGCGGATCTATAACCTGATTGATGACCTGAAAAAGGATGACCGGGACTTTATCCTGGTAGCGCATAACGGCATTGCCAGGGTGGTGGAATCCTATTTCCGGGAAATGACGAATGACGAGTATTCAGGATTTGGGATTAAGAATGGAGAAATAAGGCGATACGATTTTTAA
- a CDS encoding aspartate/glutamate racemase family protein, translated as MKKIGLVGGTGPESTLMYYKELNTRIDRMTDGKAMPDIAIESVNFRRAWEYVERGQYDLLADYLAEKVSSLVDGGAEVVSLTAGTMHIVLGEVQEKTKAALVSIPKAVCWEALNRGYRKIGLLGTIFTMEQDYMKTDFREAGIEVVIPEKADRELVAKRILEELENGIVKESTLKEFQGIIRKMRDEKGIEAVVLGCTELPMILNPGNCPVDCLDSVEIHINELINMAMEKSN; from the coding sequence ATGAAGAAGATTGGACTGGTGGGCGGGACAGGACCCGAATCCACCCTCATGTACTATAAAGAACTGAATACAAGAATTGACAGGATGACGGACGGCAAAGCAATGCCGGATATAGCCATCGAGAGTGTTAATTTCCGCCGGGCGTGGGAGTATGTTGAGCGGGGACAGTATGACCTGCTGGCAGACTACCTGGCAGAAAAGGTGAGCAGCCTGGTTGATGGCGGTGCGGAGGTCGTTTCCCTGACGGCGGGAACGATGCATATTGTGCTGGGCGAAGTGCAGGAGAAAACCAAGGCTGCGCTGGTCAGCATTCCCAAGGCAGTATGCTGGGAAGCACTGAACCGGGGATACCGGAAAATCGGCCTGCTGGGCACCATCTTTACGATGGAGCAGGATTATATGAAAACCGATTTCAGGGAGGCCGGCATTGAGGTTGTGATTCCTGAAAAGGCAGACCGGGAGCTCGTTGCCAAACGGATCCTGGAGGAGCTGGAAAACGGCATTGTGAAGGAATCCACGCTGAAGGAGTTCCAGGGGATTATCCGGAAGATGAGGGATGAGAAGGGAATTGAGGCGGTTGTGCTGGGATGCACTGAGCTGCCGATGATCCTGAATCCCGGAAACTGCCCGGTAGACTGCCTGGACAGCGTGGAAATACACATTAATGAACTAATTAATATGGCAATGGAAAAGTCAAATTGA
- a CDS encoding GNAT family N-acetyltransferase, producing the protein MEIREYKVYNEREIIGLYSAVGWKAYTDDPEALRKGYENSLLVLGAYEGEQLMGIIRVVGDGETIVFVQDILVFPEYRRKGIGTALLKEIMSKYGHVRQIELVTDSKPETIAFYESAGFRKLSDLGCTGFMKF; encoded by the coding sequence ATGGAGATCAGAGAATATAAGGTTTATAACGAGCGGGAGATCATCGGGCTGTATTCCGCGGTTGGGTGGAAGGCGTATACAGATGATCCGGAAGCTCTGCGGAAAGGCTATGAAAACTCCCTGCTGGTGCTGGGAGCATATGAGGGAGAACAACTGATGGGCATTATTCGTGTTGTCGGAGACGGAGAAACAATTGTGTTTGTCCAGGATATCCTGGTTTTTCCGGAATACCGACGTAAGGGCATTGGAACGGCCTTGCTGAAGGAGATCATGTCCAAATACGGTCATGTGCGCCAGATTGAACTGGTGACGGACAGCAAGCCCGAAACCATCGCCTTTTATGAGTCTGCCGGCTTCCGAAAACTGTCAGATCTCGGATGCACCGGCTTTATGAAATTCTGA
- a CDS encoding 2-hydroxyacid dehydrogenase — protein MIKVAFYDAKAYDRPSFEYYGGQQEMQFRFLETKLNEDTVDLARGCDAVCVFVNDTVNAEVIDKLYEYGVKIVALRSAGYNNVDIRHAFGKTHVVHVPAYSPYAVAEHAIALLLTSVRRIHKAYNRTREFNFSLNGLTGFDFHGKTVGVVGTGKIGRIFIDICRGFGMKVIAYDLFPAKDSGIEYVSLDELLEKSDIISLHCPLTDETRHMINAAAIGKMKKGVVLVNTSRGGLIDAEALLEGIKARKIGAACLDVYEEEADVFFEDRSGHIMDDELLSRLISMPNVIVTSHQAFLTEEALNNIAETTVNNILSCFRNDGVCDNELCYRCGSIEQCRKERKQKCF, from the coding sequence ATGATTAAGGTCGCTTTTTATGACGCCAAGGCATATGACAGGCCTTCGTTTGAGTATTACGGCGGACAGCAGGAGATGCAGTTCCGGTTCCTGGAGACAAAGCTGAATGAAGACACTGTGGACCTGGCCAGGGGCTGTGACGCGGTCTGCGTTTTTGTGAACGACACGGTGAATGCCGAAGTGATTGATAAACTGTATGAGTACGGCGTGAAGATTGTCGCCCTCCGGTCGGCAGGATATAACAATGTGGATATCCGGCATGCTTTCGGGAAAACCCATGTGGTACATGTGCCGGCTTATTCTCCCTATGCTGTGGCGGAACACGCCATTGCGCTGCTTCTGACCTCAGTACGCCGGATCCATAAGGCTTATAACCGGACCAGGGAATTCAACTTCTCCCTGAACGGGCTGACCGGGTTTGACTTCCACGGGAAGACCGTGGGCGTGGTAGGCACCGGAAAGATCGGACGGATCTTTATCGATATCTGCCGGGGATTCGGCATGAAGGTGATTGCTTATGACCTGTTCCCGGCCAAAGACAGCGGGATTGAGTATGTATCGCTGGATGAACTGCTGGAGAAGAGCGACATCATTTCACTTCACTGTCCGCTGACAGATGAAACCCGGCATATGATCAACGCGGCGGCCATTGGAAAGATGAAGAAAGGTGTGGTACTGGTCAACACGTCCCGAGGCGGCCTGATCGACGCGGAAGCATTGCTGGAAGGAATCAAAGCCAGAAAGATCGGCGCGGCGTGCCTGGACGTATATGAGGAAGAGGCGGACGTGTTCTTTGAGGACCGGTCCGGGCACATCATGGATGATGAACTGTTGTCCCGGCTGATTTCCATGCCGAACGTGATTGTGACTTCGCACCAGGCATTCCTGACGGAGGAAGCGCTGAACAACATCGCGGAGACAACAGTGAACAATATCCTGTCCTGCTTCCGGAATGACGGAGTATGCGACAATGAGCTGTGCTACCGGTGCGGCAGTATTGAACAGTGCCGGAAGGAACGCAAGCAAAAGTGCTTCTGA
- a CDS encoding GNAT family N-acetyltransferase, whose product MKEQAYFLEEIAANGHVALNVMQYDGWLLRFSEGFTGRANSISVIYPSRKGIEEKVAYCEKCYAKQGLPTLFKLTEYDTELSNYLEKRGYKVVTPTDVMILDLEKTDLAADMSECVFAEKPQEWLPAYFEFENRKGKEQELFRQIVDKVVVDTIYCTVMKDGKPAACASTASEQGYVLLHNVVVDPAQRGQGLGEKLCRAILAKAKEDGARYAYLQVVQGNNVALNLYRKLGFEKVYTYWYMKQVNREQ is encoded by the coding sequence ATGAAAGAACAGGCATATTTTCTGGAAGAGATCGCGGCTAACGGACATGTGGCACTGAATGTGATGCAGTATGACGGATGGCTGCTGCGGTTCTCTGAAGGATTTACAGGCAGGGCAAATTCCATCAGCGTGATTTATCCTTCCCGGAAGGGAATTGAGGAGAAAGTGGCATACTGCGAGAAATGCTACGCGAAGCAGGGACTGCCCACACTTTTCAAACTGACAGAGTATGATACAGAACTTTCCAATTACCTGGAAAAACGGGGCTATAAGGTGGTCACGCCTACGGACGTGATGATCCTGGACCTGGAGAAAACCGACCTGGCGGCGGATATGAGCGAATGCGTTTTCGCGGAGAAACCACAGGAATGGCTGCCGGCCTATTTTGAATTTGAGAACAGAAAAGGAAAAGAACAGGAATTGTTCCGTCAGATTGTTGACAAAGTAGTGGTTGATACGATCTACTGTACAGTAATGAAGGACGGAAAACCTGCCGCCTGTGCGTCAACTGCGTCTGAACAGGGATACGTTCTGCTGCATAACGTGGTTGTGGATCCTGCACAGCGGGGACAAGGCCTGGGCGAAAAGCTTTGCCGGGCGATCCTGGCCAAAGCGAAGGAAGACGGCGCAAGGTATGCATACCTGCAGGTGGTGCAGGGGAACAATGTGGCACTGAACCTGTACCGGAAGCTGGGATTTGAAAAGGTATATACTTACTGGTATATGAAGCAGGTTAACAGGGAACAGTAA
- a CDS encoding L,D-transpeptidase has translation MKIKSLFCLLSVLVLLGTGIPAIAEDEMEYEEEEGWLDLDEGTASETADEPAEEPADAGTTGIFTPSYGSEYTKDIGSSYWTTPMDISNEQAVWDMLMEPITVVDLGKIKGKSRSQLTKMQTYLYQEPDEKSKILGEVSNLSQGVRVIENLDNGWSLVECYSSSFFSKPATKTKAWNILVSGYIPTKYLKQVQPTSRLALVVDKLAQRLYVFQEGKMIATLLCSTGLVQWNGSKYQPYNETRSGEFLLINMTGQLTSDRLICSYAIRFNGGDEVHEVPHQENRDGSNNYKSTEPKLGTKCSHGCIRVQRLKTPDGINMAWIYNLVNSENLCGKVKVVIWEDWQGRQLPIPDPDTKLYYNPNGGSYYHSEDHCTNGKGITFTEFSYSQLDEEPYSHLEACPNCAPARRLKEIQEINELYAEGGDHEELLNSLRQDYYDYLKN, from the coding sequence ATGAAGATAAAATCCCTGTTTTGTTTACTAAGCGTCCTGGTGCTGTTGGGCACAGGTATTCCTGCCATCGCGGAAGATGAGATGGAATACGAGGAAGAAGAGGGCTGGCTGGATCTGGATGAGGGCACGGCATCTGAAACTGCAGATGAACCGGCAGAAGAGCCTGCGGACGCAGGCACAACGGGTATTTTCACGCCTTCCTACGGCAGCGAATATACGAAGGATATCGGTTCCTCTTACTGGACAACGCCCATGGATATCAGCAATGAGCAGGCTGTATGGGATATGCTCATGGAGCCGATTACCGTTGTGGATCTTGGAAAGATCAAGGGAAAGAGCCGTTCCCAGCTGACGAAAATGCAGACATACCTGTACCAGGAACCGGATGAAAAGTCCAAGATCCTGGGCGAGGTATCGAACCTGTCCCAGGGCGTTCGTGTGATTGAGAACCTGGATAACGGATGGTCCCTGGTGGAGTGCTATTCCAGCTCTTTCTTCTCTAAGCCAGCAACGAAAACCAAGGCATGGAATATTCTTGTGAGCGGATACATTCCCACAAAGTACCTGAAGCAGGTACAGCCTACGAGCCGGCTGGCCCTGGTGGTGGATAAACTGGCACAGCGGCTGTATGTATTCCAGGAAGGCAAGATGATCGCCACGCTCCTGTGCTCCACCGGCCTGGTGCAATGGAACGGATCCAAGTATCAGCCGTACAACGAGACCCGATCCGGTGAGTTCCTGCTGATCAACATGACCGGTCAGCTGACCAGTGACCGGCTGATCTGCTCCTACGCAATCCGCTTCAACGGCGGAGATGAAGTGCATGAAGTGCCTCATCAGGAAAACCGGGATGGGAGCAACAATTACAAGTCTACCGAGCCGAAACTGGGTACCAAGTGCAGCCACGGCTGTATCCGGGTACAGCGTCTGAAGACTCCCGACGGAATCAACATGGCCTGGATTTATAACCTGGTCAATTCCGAGAACCTCTGCGGCAAGGTCAAAGTGGTGATTTGGGAAGACTGGCAGGGAAGACAGCTGCCAATACCGGATCCGGATACGAAGCTGTATTACAATCCGAACGGCGGATCCTACTACCACAGCGAGGATCACTGCACCAACGGCAAGGGGATCACCTTCACGGAATTCTCCTACTCCCAGCTGGATGAGGAGCCCTACAGCCACCTGGAAGCCTGCCCCAACTGCGCACCGGCACGACGACTGAAGGAAATTCAGGAAATAAATGAGCTGTACGCTGAGGGCGGAGACCATGAGGAACTGCTGAATTCGCTGCGGCAGGACTATTACGACTATCTCAAAAATTAA
- a CDS encoding endo alpha-1,4 polygalactosaminidase, which yields MKNQGKGTISVFCAIILIVMTCCTGLAGAEQAPTFKYPYGVFLSICENIEQFADYEIVVIDAQYYPKEELDAFRSKGHKVFSYINIGSLEDFRDYYDEYKDLSLGAYEHWEEEVWVDVSQKRWQDFMLNDIAAGLLEKDIDGFFVDNCDVYYVHPKQEILEGLTVIMKGLKATGKKVIINSGDTFLDTYCEQGGKWDDVISGINQESVFSTILWDEGTFGTAEPEDHEYFVSYIDRYGSQGAEIYLLEYTIDEELMKEIKAFCEERGYTYYVADSIELDG from the coding sequence ATGAAAAACCAAGGCAAAGGGACCATCTCTGTTTTCTGCGCGATCATACTGATCGTAATGACCTGCTGCACCGGACTGGCCGGGGCGGAACAGGCACCGACGTTCAAGTACCCCTATGGCGTATTCCTGAGCATCTGCGAAAACATTGAGCAGTTTGCGGACTATGAGATCGTGGTAATCGACGCCCAATACTATCCCAAAGAAGAACTGGACGCGTTCCGGAGTAAAGGACACAAAGTCTTCTCCTATATCAATATCGGTTCCCTGGAAGATTTCCGGGATTACTATGACGAGTACAAAGACCTGTCCCTGGGTGCCTACGAGCACTGGGAAGAGGAAGTATGGGTGGACGTTTCCCAGAAGCGCTGGCAGGATTTCATGCTGAATGATATCGCAGCCGGCCTGCTGGAGAAGGACATTGACGGTTTCTTCGTCGACAACTGCGACGTTTACTATGTGCATCCGAAGCAAGAAATCCTGGAAGGCCTGACGGTGATCATGAAGGGCCTGAAGGCAACCGGCAAAAAGGTGATTATCAACAGCGGCGACACCTTCCTGGATACCTACTGCGAGCAGGGCGGAAAATGGGACGACGTGATCAGCGGCATCAACCAGGAATCCGTGTTCTCCACGATCCTGTGGGATGAAGGCACCTTTGGCACGGCAGAACCGGAAGACCATGAGTACTTTGTGTCCTACATTGATCGCTATGGCTCCCAGGGGGCAGAGATCTACCTGCTGGAGTACACGATCGACGAGGAACTGATGAAAGAGATCAAGGCTTTCTGCGAGGAAAGAGGATACACGTATTATGTGGCGGACTCTATTGAGCTTGATGGCTAA
- a CDS encoding threonine aldolase family protein — translation MISFESDYIAGAHPEVLKRLIETNLESLPGYGSDPYCESAKRKIRETIGMPEAEVYFLTGGTQTNAVVISTLLADYEGVIAAKTGHVSVHEAGAIEYTGHEVLEVPQKDGKIAAETLKEYLTVYYGDESHEHMTFPGMVYLSHPTEYGTLYTKAELESIAAVCREYKMSLYLDGARLAYGLMSHDTDLTLSDIARLCDVFYIGGTKVGALCGEAVVFTKGNMPKHFLTSVKKRGALMAKGRLLGVQFDALFTDDLYFRIGRHAIEMAEKMKEIFRKHDIPFFIQSPTNQQFVILENKWMEEIGQKVAYSFWEKLDEEHTVVRFATGWSTTDEDLKALEEAMETMNN, via the coding sequence ATGATCTCCTTTGAAAGCGACTATATTGCCGGGGCACATCCAGAGGTGCTCAAAAGACTGATTGAGACGAACCTGGAATCCCTGCCGGGATACGGTTCGGATCCATATTGCGAAAGCGCCAAGAGAAAGATCCGTGAGACCATCGGTATGCCGGAGGCGGAGGTGTATTTCCTGACGGGAGGTACACAGACCAATGCTGTCGTTATCTCCACGCTGCTGGCAGATTACGAGGGCGTGATTGCCGCGAAAACCGGCCATGTGAGCGTGCATGAAGCGGGAGCCATTGAGTACACCGGCCATGAAGTGCTGGAGGTGCCGCAGAAGGATGGAAAGATCGCGGCAGAGACGCTGAAGGAGTACCTGACGGTCTATTACGGCGACGAAAGCCATGAACACATGACATTCCCGGGGATGGTGTATCTTTCCCATCCAACGGAGTATGGCACGCTGTATACGAAGGCGGAACTGGAGAGTATTGCGGCAGTCTGCCGGGAATACAAGATGTCGCTGTACCTGGACGGAGCCAGACTGGCATACGGCCTGATGAGCCATGATACCGATCTGACCCTTTCTGACATTGCCAGGCTGTGCGATGTGTTTTATATTGGCGGTACCAAGGTAGGCGCCCTGTGCGGCGAAGCGGTGGTGTTCACTAAGGGCAATATGCCGAAGCACTTCCTGACTTCCGTAAAGAAAAGAGGCGCGCTGATGGCAAAAGGCCGGCTGCTGGGCGTACAGTTTGACGCGCTGTTCACGGATGATCTTTACTTCAGGATCGGCCGACATGCTATTGAGATGGCTGAAAAGATGAAGGAGATCTTCCGGAAACACGATATACCGTTCTTCATTCAGTCTCCGACCAACCAGCAGTTTGTGATCCTGGAGAACAAATGGATGGAAGAGATCGGACAGAAGGTGGCCTACAGCTTCTGGGAAAAGCTGGACGAAGAACATACTGTAGTCCGTTTTGCAACAGGCTGGTCAACGACGGATGAAGATCTGAAGGCGCTGGAAGAAGCAATGGAAACAATGAATAATTAA
- a CDS encoding LytR/AlgR family response regulator transcription factor: protein MNIAVCDDLPEYREKLKELLTPYIVSNNLDIAEFSRGEDLLVSCEEGKSWDIVFLDIEMDGLSGIETGKRLRKLQRDMIVIFVTSHVSYVSDAFRQDAFQFLLKPVQEEDFRKDFERALRVWKNRRRRYLIKWRNTSNMLEYRSILYLEAYHRHVFVHTSDEDYECVGKLQEEYAKLRPFGFAQCHQGFIVNMSRVVSITKSSVKLDNGTEVPVSRRHYTNLMSDFNLYMAGKLI from the coding sequence ATGAATATAGCCGTTTGTGATGATCTTCCCGAATACCGGGAGAAACTGAAGGAACTGTTAACCCCCTACATTGTTTCCAACAATCTGGATATTGCGGAATTCAGCCGCGGCGAAGATCTTCTTGTTTCCTGTGAGGAAGGCAAGTCCTGGGATATTGTCTTTCTGGACATTGAGATGGACGGACTCTCTGGCATTGAAACCGGCAAGCGGCTCCGGAAGCTCCAGCGGGATATGATCGTCATCTTTGTTACCAGCCATGTCAGCTATGTCTCGGACGCGTTCCGCCAGGATGCGTTCCAGTTTCTCCTCAAGCCTGTCCAGGAAGAAGATTTCCGGAAGGATTTTGAGCGTGCCCTCCGTGTGTGGAAAAACCGCCGCCGTCGTTACCTGATCAAATGGCGCAACACCAGCAACATGCTGGAATACCGCAGTATTCTCTACCTGGAAGCCTACCACCGTCATGTTTTTGTCCATACCTCAGACGAGGATTACGAGTGTGTGGGCAAGCTCCAGGAAGAATATGCCAAGCTCAGGCCCTTTGGCTTTGCCCAATGTCACCAGGGATTCATCGTCAACATGAGCCGTGTTGTCAGCATCACCAAATCATCAGTGAAACTGGATAATGGAACGGAAGTACCGGTCAGCCGGCGGCATTATACCAACCTGATGAGCGACTTCAATCTGTATATGGCGGGGAAACTGATATGA